CTTCTTATTATGTGTGATAAACAGGAGACTAAGGTGATTGGTCAAAACAGTTTAGGATGGCCTTAGGTCTGATGTTGGCTCatgtttcttcttctgcagcTTTCTGGGAATCTTCTTAGGTGGAGACGTCCACTATCGTTACCATCAGAACCACCTCTTACCCTCCGGTCAGACCTTATAGTGCCTTCACTAGTGAAACAGACCTTCCCCCCTCAAATTCTTTAGAGGAGGgggcctctctctctgtttatcTCTGTTAGTATCTGAGTATAGCAATCTACTTCTAATACTATCTACACTGCTTAACTGTGCAATAAAGTCTAGAACACAAATATATGATGCTAATTATGAGATATTAGCTTTAAGGATACACATAAATCCCAACACTATTTATACCTGCTCTATCGGCTGCTGCTCTAATAATATGAATTTCCTTAACTGATAgcctaataaaggccatcttatcttattgtATCTTATTAAAATACTTGATTTCATTCAGGGGTTGGTCTTTATATATTATCAAACTGGGAGTTACTGAAACTGTGCTGGTGTTCCTATAAGATGGGTGtagttcatgtttttctgtgagtGTAGCTGTAACCTGTATCAGGAGCTGTTTGAGCTGTTTGTTTATCATTCCTTGGCATGTGTCCAACAACAGTAACCTGTTTTCACCTGAGGTGCTAATTGAAAGCGACATATAGGAATCTTGCACTTCAACTGCAAAAATCCATGTGAGTTGAGAGTGGAATAATCTATCAGTGGTTTTCTGTCAATAGTAAACTTCAAACTTGAACAAGGTTCAGGATATTAAAAACAGTGTCAACATATAAACACATGAAAAGTGTCCTTCTGACCTTCAGTATTTGCCGAACATAAATGAAAGCAGAGCACTATAAATCAGATTACTTATAACCTTCCACGTGGTTATGTTTCATTGGACTGTCACGTCTGCACAATGGATTGGAGGTGGGCAATGCCAACAGTTCGTAATGTGGATGGACTATTAAAAAGGTCTAGTCTGTCTACTCATCAGATGATTAATATTACCTGTGTGGTACTGTTTTGCAACAGTGAATGGAGCTCTCTTTTTGAATCTGTGTGCAATCTATTCTACTATAATGCACAAAATGCTTGAAAATGAATCCTAAACCACACAGGTACATCTTTGATGCCTGATAGTGCTTATGTTGAGAAAATATTATAATGTcatcatgttgcctagcaaTCTGCCTGCTAAACTGACcttatttttttatcattaatGCGCCACTAACGTGTTAAAAAACACTACATCACTTTAATTTTATCACTGTATGACTGATATATTATGACATATTATAACAACCACCTATGAATAAACAGGAATTACAGACCACACAATAGCTTGACACGAGTGTGTACtagttttcagttcagttcttctTTTGTGTGAGTGTAATGCTAATTCATTTTTCACGTTTTGACATTTGTTCAGTTATTGTTGACTTGGACAAGGTGGGTGCAACCAAGCATTCTTGGGTAAGTACAAGAAAACCTGCAAAACGAGTTGGGGTTAACATCATTGTCACGCCATAGCCCCACTCTTGCACTACTGGAAAAGCCACTACAAACATTTAGAAAGGTGGGAcgaaaaaactgtgaaataatCCACCACCACAACCTGAAAGTCAGTTGAGCAGCATCAACAGAGGTTGCCTTTTCGTATCTGATCTCCCTCGGTAAGGCTGAGGTAAGACAGATAATGTTCTTTCCCTTTATTAAGGAAGAATTGAAAAGTGGAGAATCTACATGTCTTCAAAAATGTTATCTAAAGACAGAACAGACAAGCATGGTCCAGCTATATTTTTCACGAGTTTCTTTCTCTCTAAAAATGTTGTCAGATTTTTTATTCAATTTAACAAAAACTTTAATATGCTTCTTGTATTACTGTGGACCGAGTTTAACCTTATTCTCTATTATTCCATATCTGTTAACGTAGAGAGGGCAAAGTGAGCTAGCATTGTTATAATACTAAAAATGTTGTCAAGAGGTCAAAGCTTTCTGTGCAATCAACCTAATAGTTCTTAAAGTTAAATTCTCCTGCATCTGGAAATAAGTACTCTATATTCTTTAGTAGAAGTATAAAAAGAGGTTGAAATTTTTGTACCATAACTCTTAAATCCTACATGTTGTAAAATGTGTTGCGTTACTACTTGAGACTATCCCAGCTGTCCTCCTAACACGATTATTCCCTTTCAGAATAAATCTTAAAAGAGGGAAGCATCAAGATGGCGGTAAGCAGATCTTTATGCTAAATCATGTATTAGTAGCTTTCTATGATTTTGCTGAATGCtttaaagataaagatattttatttacacctggtcttttctttctttaagaATACATATTACACATGCCATCCAAACTGTAATGTCGAATATAGCCAAACTGTTAGCCCCGCTCTAAatccatgtttgcctactggtggtggtcagagggcccggtggcgccagtgtccggcagcctcgcctctgtcagtgcgcccagggcggctgtggctacaatgtagcttgccattgccagtgtgtgaatgactgaatgtagtgtaaagcgctttggggtccttagggactgagtaaaagcgctatacaaatgcaggccatttaccattttacttttacttaaatCCAGCTTGAAAAAGGTAAAAACAGCTTTTGTCTACACTGGAGGAATAATAGCAATTGTTTCAGCAAAATAGATACTGGCGGTTTTATTTTGTATCACAGAAGTCTTAAAAACCTTCTAACCAACACTGCCAGATAGACCGTTAGATagaataaattaaaattataatATAAACAATAACTTAATCTGCTGATCTCACATTTCCATAaataaacaactaaattcagttatGTTTCATTcatatagcatcaaatcacaacaactatTGCCTTAAGgtaatttttaatgtaaaataacatcGCTAAAGTATTagaaagaaaccccaacaattacATTATCCCCTAAGAATAAGCACTTGATGACAGACCctaataaattattacattccAGAAGTAGGTTtaaggaggggcagccatctctGTGACCAAAACGTACCTGACCTAAATAAAGAATTTATACAGCAGAGTGTCAACGCTaaggaaaaaacaatttgttttCCATATTCATTCCTTTATAATAAGAAGTTGTGGGCATGCTAATCCTCTGCCATCCATCAGAGGGTGCTGCAGCAACCCTTACTTTACACAGCCTTgcgtgtgtggttgtgtgttttGGGTGTCACAGTGTATATAATGAATAACTATCAATTTGAATGTTATATTAATGATGCTGTTGTTTATTGCTTATAAGAGCGGTGAAGACAGAGCTACCACTACCATTAATCACATTGTTGACCGGACCCTTTATGATGATTCAAGCCAAGAAGGAACAGAGGAACAAACTTTAGAAGCTTTACAGGAACAGCTTcttgaaaaagagagaaagatccAGCGGTTGACAGATCAGCTCTCAAGGTCACACCAAGTGCACATCAAGGGCCTCTCACAACCAGTACAGCGAGTCCAGAATGACATCGTCATCCTCATTGACTCCAATGGCAGATTCATAAGTGAGACAAAACTTTTCCCCAGGGACAAAGTGGTTAAATTCGATTGCCCAAATACTCAAAAAGCCATTGAACTTCTGTCAGAGGAGCATTTGGGAACCCCGACCCATATCATCATCCACACGGGCTCCAGTCAGCTGAGGAGAGAGCAGGACAGACTGTCAGAATCTCTGAAAGGAGTCATAGAGAAAGCTTCCAACACTTTCCCTAACAGCAGAGTTGTCATGTCAGCCCTACTTCCAATGAAATACATGCACACTGACACCATCAACAAGATCAACATCAAACTCGAAAAGGAGTGTGAGAAGTTGCCTAATGTCCACTTCGCCAAACACTCTGAGCTAGATGTAACTTCTCTTTATGATGACATCCATCTGTCAAAACACAAAGTCCACATTTTTGCCCAGAAATTGAAAGATTTGGCTCTTGACAGATACCCATCCACACACCAAAGAAATGTCCAGGGAAGAAGCAGCTCAAtcaataatttttattttaattttaagtgATCCTAAGATCTAGTTTATTTGGACTCTGCATCAAGGCTGTTAATGGAGGTTAAAAGTAACACATAAGCAAAGACAAACACAAGAAGCCAAGTCTAATTAACAAACAGTAACTGAGTGAACtgtcaaagaaagaagaatGAAGAAATGTGCCCAATTactaaaagcaaaataaataaatatataaattaaataaaaataaagccaaagaaGAACCAAAAAGAATCTTAGAATCCAGGACCAGGACTCTTTTTGtcgttgttgctgttttttaatatgacattttagtctcagttcctctttcattttaaagttttagttTAAACACTAGGCTGTGCCACTTACAATAAAACATGGTTTTACATGTGCTTataacttttcctctttttcataAATGGAGGTTGCATTTATTTGGTTTAAGAGACTTttacattcattttttcttatttcctaAAGTATATTTTACTAGATTTTGCAAGAGAAAATGTATCCAATTTCGTGTCAATGACAAACCAATACACAAGTCACCACTGAGCAGGCAGTTGaattttatattaatattttagttcATAAATAATTGCACAAATGGTTAAGGTTAAGGATGTTATGGTTAAGGACGATCTTGAATAAAATAGTCCCTTTTACTTGtgtgtattaaaaaaacaaacaaaaaaaaggcacaaaagacaaaaacacaaagaggatAATCTAAACAGATGTATGTATCCCCCgcatgaaataaaatgttctaGTTTTAGTCACTTCAAAGCAgatgaaataatattttaaatacattattttcTTCCCAAAAGCAAACTTTTTACATAATGACAGACTAGTTGGGAGATTTGAACTAAATTGTTTATTCAACAAATATAATGTTTGAgatctttattttttgttggtACATCCCTGAATTTAATTACAATAAACTTGGTTCAAAAAGGCAGAAAAGATGATAAAAATCTAATCAATTCAAAACTAAAGACAGTAGgtgtcacttttttttgttttcttcagaaGTTGTTACAGCAATTTTCAACTCATCAGGCTATAATGAACCACCTGCTCTCACAAGTGTCTATTTCATCACATTACAAGGAAAAAGTCAAAAAGTTTATTCTTGACCAAAATAGATACACAAGGTAAAAATATACATTATAGATCCAGTATGTTGATCTTCATTGTTATGATATTACATAACAGAAAAAATACTTTGCAGAATGGTTGCCAATACACGACCTAAACTTAACAGAGTAATTTTGTTGCCTTACAattgtaaaacaaaagaaatgtaatAAAAGTCTTCCACTCATGTCATTTGAGTCCCCGAGACACCTCTCTACCATCTATATGAggcattttctttcttcatgaTATTCTGTTCTTTTGGTTATCATTTCCTCTCAGAGCATTGTGCAGACTCCCCCAGAACTGCtccctcttctcttcctcctgtgGCTACTCTAGGTAGCTGGTGGAACTCAACATTTTGCACAGGTTGTAGAAGCGTTTGGGGACGTCATCCTTGGACAACGGCCCTATTAGGATCAAAATGGCCGCCTCACCAGTGTTACAAGGTACCTTTGATGGGCAAGGTACCCACCTAGGTTGAAGGGACCTCGTGGCATCTTGTAATCGAAATTACCAAGTCCCGAAAGTTTGGGATGAATTCATTACATTTATGTCATATTCCAGTTGATGTTTCAAGTGACAATGTACAGCTGTCAAATTTGGGTAAATATAAGTAGATTATTAAGTAAGATATAAATCAAAACTACTATAACCCTGTGAGGTGTAAAATATGCTGTGTTAGCTGATGATCCTCCCATATCAGCCAATCAATAACAACAGGCTATAGCTTTCTTGAGAGGTCAGGGTTGTAACAATTTTGAGTAGATATTTTTCTAATGAGGATCACCACAGTAATATACATTGAAAAACAGCTGTACGCACATTTGATTCTGTATTAaactatcattttaaaaatgccaGAGGTTCTATTTGTTCAGAAAAATTACACTGAAACCTTTATTTACTTATGAACACAGTAATGGCTCTAT
The sequence above is a segment of the Oreochromis aureus strain Israel breed Guangdong linkage group 3, ZZ_aureus, whole genome shotgun sequence genome. Coding sequences within it:
- the LOC120436091 gene encoding uncharacterized protein LOC120436091 is translated as MASGEDRATTTINHIVDRTLYDDSSQEGTEEQTLEALQEQLLEKERKIQRLTDQLSRSHQVHIKGLSQPVQRVQNDIVILIDSNGRFISETKLFPRDKVVKFDCPNTQKAIELLSEEHLGTPTHIIIHTGSSQLRREQDRLSESLKGVIEKASNTFPNSRVVMSALLPMKYMHTDTINKINIKLEKECEKLPNVHFAKHSELDVTSLYDDIHLSKHKVHIFAQKLKDLALDRYPSTHQRNVQGRSSSINNFYFNFK